A segment of the Myxococcales bacterium genome:
GGCCGGACCGATGATTGCCAACCACGCGAGACTGGCCAGTGCCATGGCTTCGAGGCTCGCCGACACATCCGCGACACCCTGGCCCCACTGGAAGATCGCGAGTTCTGTCACCGTGCCCGCAAAGACCAGCGGCCATGAGCCCGCGGTCGCCCGCACCGCATCGCCGAACGGAAGCTCGAGGGCGAGCAGGCCAATGCTAGCGAGGGACGGCAGCGCAACCGCCGCTGCGTAAGTAGCGAGATCCTGCGAGGTCGCGCGCCGCGAACCCGCGCTCAACGCTCCTAGCACCACGCCGAGACTCAGCGCGGGGATCACCGCAACGACCACCTCTGGCTTGGTCAGCAGCGTGAGCCCTGCGAGCAAGCCGGTCGCCACCAGCCATCGCCGGTCCCGGGCCACGAGATAGCGGCCGAGGCAGGCGATCGCCCCCAAGGACAGCGCAAAGGCATGGGTCACCTCATGGGTGTAGGGCGTGATGAAGTTGAAATTGCCAACCCGGGAGAGCTGCGGCAGCACCGAGAACGGCAAAAAAAGCAGACACGCGGATGTGGCGGCGAGCCGTCCGCCCAGATCCGCCAGCAAGCGGTAGAGCAGCACCAGTACCCCTGCAGTGACCGCGATATTCGCGAACACCAGCGTGCGCATGCTGACGCCCGCGAACTTGAATAGCGCCGCGTTGAGGTGGGGCGAAAGCGGTCCCCCGTAGTAGTAGGAGACATCGGTGAAGAAGCTGCGCCCCTCGGAGAGCTGCCAGGCCACATAGAGCTGCTGGCCGAAGTCGATGATCGGATCAGCCCAGCGATTCCAGCTCCACACGAGCCCTGCGACAAAGGCAATCCCGATCAAGGCCAGGTCAGCCCATGCACCGGGCCATCCGCGCTGGCTACGTTCCGACATGCTCGCTAGATAGCACAGAGCGCAATTCCAAAAACAATGCCGCACGACTCGGGGTTGTTCGGGTACAGTTTTCTCATTTCGCGGGCTTTGTTCTTTACCCCGTGCCGGGAGCATTGGTACTGATAGGAGCTTCACGCGTGCTGTGGCTGTACCGTCTACTACCGTCTGGGCTCGTACTGATGCTCAGTGTCTGCATTTGTGCCTGCAACCAACCCGGATCGCGGCCGCCCAATATCGTATTGATCCTGGCGGATGACCTGGGATGGCGCGATACAGCGGTCTATGGCAGCGAATATTATCAGACCCCCAACATTGACCTGCTGGCGGCGGAGGGTCTGCGATTTACTCGAGCCTATTCCTCGAGCCCCGTGTGCTCCCCTACTCGCGCCAGCATCGTAACTGGATACAACCCCGCGTTTCTGCGCTTTACCGGTGCCGGCGCACGTGACGCCGAAGATGTCGATTTCCCGACCGAGATGCCTGCAACGACCGGTCGCGACCGGGCAGTCGTACCGGCACCGTCTGCGACACGGCTTGCGCTCGAGCACAAGACGGTGGGCAGCTACCTGAAGGACGCTGGTTATAGAACCGGCTTTTTTGGCAAGTGGCATCTAGGGGATGGTGAGTGGTCACCCGGTCAGCGAGGTTATGATGTGGCGATGCCCGGTGGTTCATTCCCAGGCGTCGAGAGTTATTACTCTCCGTATCATCTGACCAACTTTCAAGATGGCCCTGAGGGTGAGCATCTCGATCAGCGGTTGGCGAAGGAGGCCGTTGCGTTCGTTCAGCACAGCCTCGAGAGCCAGGGCGACCAACCTTTCTTTCTCAGCTTTTGGCCTTTCTCACCGCACTACCCCTTTCAGGCGAGCAAGCAGTTGGTGCAAAAATATCAGCGCTTGCGGGACCCTTCTTATCCGCAGCAATACCCCGTCATGGCGGGGATGATCGAAGAACTCGATACCGCACTGGGTATTTTGTTTGAGGGCTTGAAAGCAGCCGGGGTGTGGCAGAACACCGTGATCATCTTCATGTCCGACAATGGCGGTGTTGATTGGATGGGACGGGTGCCCGAGGAGCCAATGCCCACTGATAATTTCCCCCTGCGTGGCGGCAAGGCGCAAATCTACGAGGGAGGAATTCGCGTTCCCTTGATTGTGCGTTGGCCCGGTCAAGTGCAAGCACAGCAAGTCAGTGATCAACTGGTGAGCAGTGAAGATTTATTTGCAACGATTCTGCATATTGCAGGAATCGACCGGGGCCGCCGAATAATAAATCACAGTCAGAGTTTGTATCCGCTGTTGAGCGGGCAACCGGAGAATGAAAGCAGGAACTCGGTGGTGATCCATTATCCCCATTACGTGAAGCGTCTACATGCCAGTCCCGCTTCATCGATTCTCGACGGGCGCTGGAAACTGATTCACAACTACGCCACGGCGGGCGCGGGCGCACAGACCAGTACCTACGAATTGTACGATCTAGAGCATGACATTGGCGAAACGAACAACCTGGCAGCTAGCCGGCCCGATCTTGTCAAGACCATGGGGCAGCAATTGGATGCCGCTTTGAAGCGGATGGATGCCCTGGTGCCAATCCCCAATCCGTTGTTTCAATGACAAACAAAACACCCGAGGTGGGGGCGAGCGTCAGC
Coding sequences within it:
- a CDS encoding glycosyltransferase family 39 protein, producing the protein MSERSQRGWPGAWADLALIGIAFVAGLVWSWNRWADPIIDFGQQLYVAWQLSEGRSFFTDVSYYYGGPLSPHLNAALFKFAGVSMRTLVFANIAVTAGVLVLLYRLLADLGGRLAATSACLLFLPFSVLPQLSRVGNFNFITPYTHEVTHAFALSLGAIACLGRYLVARDRRWLVATGLLAGLTLLTKPEVVVAVIPALSLGVVLGALSAGSRRATSQDLATYAAAVALPSLASIGLLALELPFGDAVRATAGSWPLVFAGTVTELAIFQWGQGVADVSASLEAMALASLAWLAIIGPAFALDRYLRVTGHLRLGLALAFGFGTLAALLGLVDRMFWMDVLRPLPLAMLLALFWALVWLRRAWRHGPSARRRPILLATWAVFSLGMLAKIVLNVRYYHYGFALAAPGTLLVVVGLVRGLPLLAARGEGSGGRITCAVGLAVIA
- a CDS encoding sulfatase translates to MILADDLGWRDTAVYGSEYYQTPNIDLLAAEGLRFTRAYSSSPVCSPTRASIVTGYNPAFLRFTGAGARDAEDVDFPTEMPATTGRDRAVVPAPSATRLALEHKTVGSYLKDAGYRTGFFGKWHLGDGEWSPGQRGYDVAMPGGSFPGVESYYSPYHLTNFQDGPEGEHLDQRLAKEAVAFVQHSLESQGDQPFFLSFWPFSPHYPFQASKQLVQKYQRLRDPSYPQQYPVMAGMIEELDTALGILFEGLKAAGVWQNTVIIFMSDNGGVDWMGRVPEEPMPTDNFPLRGGKAQIYEGGIRVPLIVRWPGQVQAQQVSDQLVSSEDLFATILHIAGIDRGRRIINHSQSLYPLLSGQPENESRNSVVIHYPHYVKRLHASPASSILDGRWKLIHNYATAGAGAQTSTYELYDLEHDIGETNNLAASRPDLVKTMGQQLDAALKRMDALVPIPNPLFQ